Proteins from a single region of Vibrio sp. DW001:
- a CDS encoding GTP-binding protein yields the protein MSQRVPTNIITGFLGTGKTTSILNLLKQKPNNETWAVLVNEFGEIGIDGAILSDSGALIKEVPGGCMCCTAGVPMSVGINALLRLKPDRLLIEPTGLGHPKQVVATLTSTQYQNYVDLKATIALVDPRYFSDERYTSNQNFNDQLASADIIIGNKAEKCSEIDIAAFETWIAQQEPKKKKFTLTSQGEFSLSFLEIERSEGTISAHIEPHHHEHASMEPQFDIPPGEKFIRKENKGQGYHSCGWLFGAEITFDFDDMFSMLTALTAERVKGVVNTDKGCFAYNVSNGVVSVNELTLSGFETRIEVIDNALLPWDDLEKVLIDLSDI from the coding sequence ATGTCTCAGCGCGTTCCAACAAATATAATCACAGGTTTTTTAGGCACAGGAAAAACAACCTCCATTCTTAATCTGCTTAAACAGAAGCCGAACAATGAAACTTGGGCAGTACTAGTGAATGAATTTGGTGAAATTGGAATCGATGGTGCGATCCTCAGTGACAGTGGCGCACTTATTAAAGAAGTCCCTGGAGGCTGTATGTGCTGCACGGCGGGTGTCCCTATGTCAGTCGGCATTAATGCATTGTTGAGACTGAAACCTGACAGATTGCTCATTGAACCAACAGGCTTAGGTCATCCTAAGCAGGTTGTAGCGACATTAACGTCGACGCAGTATCAAAACTATGTCGACCTAAAAGCGACAATCGCACTCGTCGACCCACGTTACTTTTCTGACGAACGTTACACGAGTAACCAAAATTTCAATGATCAACTTGCTAGTGCCGATATCATCATTGGCAACAAGGCCGAAAAATGTTCTGAAATCGATATTGCCGCGTTTGAAACTTGGATTGCACAGCAAGAACCGAAAAAAAAGAAGTTTACATTGACGTCTCAAGGTGAGTTTAGTCTCTCATTTTTAGAGATTGAGCGAAGTGAAGGCACCATTTCAGCGCATATCGAACCACATCACCATGAACACGCGAGTATGGAACCGCAATTTGATATACCACCGGGTGAAAAATTCATTCGTAAAGAAAATAAAGGGCAGGGCTATCACAGTTGCGGTTGGCTTTTTGGGGCGGAAATAACGTTCGACTTTGATGACATGTTTTCGATGCTCACTGCATTGACTGCTGAGAGAGTTAAGGGGGTCGTTAATACTGACAAAGGCTGCTTTGCCTATAATGTATCAAATGGTGTGGTGTCCGTGAATGAGCTAACACTGAGTGGTTTTGAAACTCGCATAGAAGTGATAGACAACGCATTGCTGCCTTGGGATGACTTGGAAAAAGTATTGATCGATCTTTCTGATATATAA